TAAGTCACTAAAATCTCTTGTGAAGAAACCACTTGAATCTTGTAAAATAGAGATTCCTAAGACACAGATGAGATCTGGCCATTCTCACTACAGAAAATTTGAATtgagaaaaatcagtttaaCAGTGCCCCACAGACCAGAAAAGTCTGGGCTCAGCAGAGCTTGAGAGCACTGATAGACAAAAATCTACCAAGATTTTGCAGTTGCATTGCTTGTGGCATGGAACTACTGCAAAAGCATGACACTTCCAATAATGGCTGGGCAGCCTTGGCCTCTTGTGTTGAACTACAGAGCAGGCTCAGGTAACTGTGGTTCTGCTCTGCAGTAACAGAGCCAAAACACAAATGTAGAAGCAAGAGGGGCAAGAGAAATCACAGCTTTGTGTTGGAGGAGTACAGGCCAAGTCAGGCCTAGAAGGATGACAGGGAAACAGAGCTGAGATTTACCTGCCTCCATCATctgtcactataggacatgAGATAACACGGACATGCTGCTCTTTTCAAGGTAAAAAGgggctttttaatttctgactccaacatttacagacttccaaaagtgacagtggattggagggtgaaagtgccacctctccaatgacactggacaaaccaacagtccatcaaatttctccttctccacaaaagaatgcaaaacaataagttatttacatgaagtgtgtgagaaagaattttattttacatttacaagaatgtaaacatcagaaggcttagaaaatcttaaaaaatcagggcaacaATCATTCTCAAGCCCAGGCAGTGTTTTGGGGATTCCTTACTTTTGAGGGTGTTCCATCCAGCAGAACCACACAGAAATGGTGCCTCCAAGTCCCAGGCTTTGTcactccctcctcctttttGCTGTTCTCCTCTCTTGACTGATGGCAGGTTTCTGATGAAAATACAGAGCCCAAAGTGGTGGCTGGCAGTGGTTCAGACAGTGAGACACAAACAGACATGGCAAAGGGGTGCCTCTGTCACTGGGCTTCACAGAGAAGGGACagctttcagcagcactgagccttCATGGCAGTGGTGCCTGCCATCTTTGCAGCAAACTCATCTCCATTTCCAAGCTGTCATCATCTTCCCTGGTGAATAAAGGTCTTTTTATCCTCCATTTTACCAGGCAATCCATCAGGTGGACAGGCATCAAAGCCTGACTGAGATAAACCAGCCAACTGTGAAATCCTTATCTGCAGTTCATCCTCACTCCTGGAGACCATAAAGCACATTGAGTGGGTTCTTCAAGATAAGAAAACCTTTCTTTATAGGGTCAGAGAGAGCACAGAGTGCCATGAAACATGCTCAGGTCACAGTGCTGCATAAACAAGGCACTGGGAAAATGGAGATGTTGAACAtacttcccctcctcccctccacctgctctccctctgccctgtTCATAGCTACTGTCTATCCCTTTCCCCCAGCATGGATCAGGTAAAATCTTACAAGCCCAGCCCAAGGGTTTTCTGTTCAACTAGAAGTTGGACAGAAGCTCTGCTGGAATAGAGATGGGGACCACATTTCTTAAGTGATCACACCACTCACAGAGCTTTTTTCTGGTGGATGAAGAGGGTGTGAGGCAGTCTCTGAAAGCAGATCCGCATAGGAACTGCCCTGGTTGAAGCCATTCTATAATGGTTTCAAATAAGTGGGCATTAAAGGAGATGCCTCTGACTTTTCCAAGTGTCTTCTCATATGGAAGTAAGTCAAGTATTGCTGGATCAATTCACTTTCAAGCACTGTACTGATGCAGTTGCAGCTTTGCTCCCAGGGACAGCCTCTGTCATTTTTCACAGATGAAAAACGTTTCTGTTTACTCTCCAGCCGGGCTGTTCCTCTATAGCTGCAGGTCATCTATGGGGTTTGGGTTTAGCCTTAGCACCCAGAAAAAGCTGAGCAACCTTCTGGGTAGGTTCCCTTAACCTTGCCTCCTTTAACAGCTTAAGCAGTTAGAAGCAGCTTTTACAGCCTGTCTTGAAACTTTCTGCTCTTTGATAAAACTTTTGACAAAAGAAATGCCCCTGGGACCAACCACCTCCCTCCAAAGGGGTTATGATCCTGGGCAAATCAATAAACAAAGTGTGTTCCCTTCAGCGGGATGgtggcccagctctgccatgagtcATCTGAACTagcacacagagagcagaagtCAAAGCCAGCACTTGGAAACATGTCCATGACAGATCAAGTAGACAGATGTGCTTAACTGAGCTGAAAACAACAGCAGGAAAGAACTTctggaggggagagaaaaaagaaaactatgtTTATTTCTGCCCATCAGGACAGCCTTCAGGAGCTTTCTGAAGGCTCCAGGGACTCCTAAAGCCCTTGTTCAAGCCTGAGCATGGCAGCAATACACACACATCTCTCTGGCAGGCACAAggctgctgctttgtgctgtgaCAGTGACTGACAGCACGAGCGGATCCAGGAATGCCTGGGtacctcctgcagccccttccccactgTCCCACAGCACATGCAGCAGTCCTGTCCCAAAGCACTGCCCACAGGTCTGCAATGCTCCTTAGGGCACAGAacactgcagcacctgcagccaccCCCCTTCAGTGAGCACCCCCCATATTGCACATGGGTGGGAAGCAGCCACGGACACAGAGTGGGCAGCTGGCCAGCcagtaaattaatttcaaagacAGGCAGGTGATAGATGGGATTCATGTGGGAAACAGGAGAGGATAAATTGCCCATCTGTGACTGATACAGCGGAGAACAGCACATGATGGAGCAAAATGAATGGGCACAGAGGGATCAAGGATGGAAAGACTGAGTGGAGTGTAAATAATTGAATCCCTGAGGCTGATCCTGTCTTTGGGACTACGTGGGATTGCAGACGTAGGAGCACAACTGAAAGGAATGATTCAtgggctgtgtgtgacagaTAGGACCCCCAGAGAAATCTCTTAGTGGTGTGGAGGTGGGAATGCCACTTGACAGGATGGTGAGGGAGTGTATGAGATGAGGAGCTTCCTCCACATCCTTCTGTGAACCTTTGAACCCAGCCTCTATGGAAACAACCTGGAAGGGTCTACCAAAATTAGAGGTGATGCCACAGCTCAGCACTCAGGGCCTGGTCAGGAAGACAGCTTGTCAATGGGAACCAATTCCCTACACACAACAAACCCAGACTTACACCAAAAGCCTATTGCAGCTTAGTGCTGACAACTTCTTCCCTGCAGGAATCTTTGTCAGGGAGACTAAAACGTTAGAAAAATCAGCTCTTCCCTTTCTGTccatctctgccctgctgctgtgcaggttCAAGTTGGCAGAATCAGCCAGTAAGCAAGTGCCAAACCATTTCTAGGGCATTCCAGTCTCACAGGAGGCAGGAGCCCCCCAGTGCCTTAGGAAAGAGGCTTtcagcagtgccaccccagaCCAGCatgctgaaatgctgctcagaAGCGCTCTTGATTGTTGTGTTGCTTGGTTTTGTCCCTGCAATTACTCAGATGGAAAGACAAGCTCCTGTACTTACGGTAGGAGACTCACATGTACATGGCACAAGTGCAGCTGGGACATGTCCAAGCACTTGTGCCCTTCTAGAccgcctgcagcagcacaggcacatcAGCTGCACTGTCCTGCTGCTACCATGGATTTAACACCCTGCCCCAAATGACTGGGGGCTGCCAGAGGACACTAACTGCAGGTTATGTGTGACCACAGCATCCCTCTCACCAGCCTCTGCTCTCCAAGAGGCCACCAAGAATGGCCAAGAGAAAACGGGAGCCGTGTGTcgccctcctgcctgcagcagcccgCAGGGACCTGTTCAAGTGGGAATTTTCATGCTCTTAAGGCCACCTATGCTTTCTTACCTTGcagttctatttttttcttccaagtctAAACCTTTAGCATCCATCACAAACTGTGGCAAAGAGGATATTTCATGCCACACTGCTGAATCATAGAGGTAGCAGGCAATCCAGTTCCATAGTCCCAGTCCTCCTGGTACCTGGACTTCTTCCTGTATCTGTTTTAAGCAAATGAAGTGATAGATagcttgctgctttttttggttgattttttttgtttgttttttgggggtttttgagATTGTGAACAAATTTTATGCTGAGATCTGTTGTCTCATAGTTCATTTCCAACCTGCCATGCCACCTAAACCCTGGGAAGGGTGGCAGAAAGGGACCTTTGGGTCTCTACCCCCCTGACACTTGGAACAGGATTACTGGCAACAGTAGATCAACAAAATTATAATCTTGCCTAGCTGAGTCCTGAAAATCCCCAAAGATGGAGATGCCAAAGGTCACAAATATTCAGCACATCTTCTTTCCAAGAAACACCAAGAGTATGGGGAAAGTTCAGATTTTCTCAAACAGTTACTCAAAAATGAGCATCAGATAGGCTTGAATGGATGTAAAGTGCAGCTCTGTCGAGAAGGACTTGGGTGCTGGTGGTTAAAAAGTTGGACATGTCTTGTCAGTGTGCACttacagcccagaaagccaaacgtgtcctgggctgcatcaaaagagaaatggccagcaggtcaagggaggtgattttCCTGCTCTACTCCACTCTCACAAGACCCTACCTGGAGGTGGTGATGATCAGTGCCAATCTTTGCAGTAGGTACATCTCAGAAAGACCTGGCTAGCACTCACTGGACAGCAGCAAGGCCATGGAGCACCAGAAGAGTTTGACTGAAGTCCAAATAAATTCTAGCTTCCAAGCACAGAGGGTTATTCCACTGAGCATAAGGCAGAAACAGACCTTCTCTGTAGGGATGTAACTTCTAATTATGCATTGTTCCCTGCAGCCTATATTCTAGGTTCATTATTGTCTCTCATGTTTGTTAATCGGCTACCTGATTTTAACAAGAAGATAACTTCTAGGAGATATGCAAATAATTCTGcaattttcctttccaaggaCTCAGCATTTGCATCAGAAATGTGTTAACAGAATACAAAAGCTATTAAGAAGCTCTCTGCATAATTATACTCTTCCTTGCCTCCAGTTCTTAATAATTTATGAAAGAAAACTAGTATCTTGTAATACTCAATCTtgccagaagaaaaattttgtaAGTTATCTTTTCTTGTgtttaaaatctcatttctaCAATTTTCCCTTCTCTAAAGACCTGTCTCTaaaattttccttaaataaGGCAAAATTAAACACTCTCAGTAGAAAAATAGAAGTGaaacaaaatgctttcagaaTTGAGGAGACTGGCACCAGTTTCAAATATGATTGTCACACTGAGAGTCAATAGAGCacctttattttacttttccctATTTTGTCCAGGATAGAACACATGGCTGTGACTGAGTTCATTACTGCCACAGAAAGGCAAGTGAAGTCATGTTTACCCAAATGGTCCCATTCAAGCCATGTATTTGAGATCAAGTGCCACACATTGATGATCATGGAATTAACATTAAATATGTTGGAAAATACACCAGTGTAGAGGAGATTTTTTAGGGGGCAGCTATTCTCTTATGAGACACGATGACAGTACACACCCACTTAGTCCTTTGTGCAGGAGTTGTTCAGGAGAAAGAAAGCTGGTCTGGGCTACCTACAGTGGAACACTGAGCTTTTACTTGGTTCATGTtgttcaggcttttttttttctgagcaagAGCTTGGAATTTAACTGTCTAGAGGAAGTTACAAGATTCACAACCTAAGAGATAACTTCTAcccttggctttgctttctTCACGTTCCCCATGGTGGTTCTGCTTTcttcaccttcagctggcccCTCTCCCTTTGAAAAATCACGCCTTCAAGAACCAAGGAAACCCACCCCAGCACAACTCTCCAGTATTTAAGCCCTTACAATCCTTCCCTCCAGGATGGCAAATCTAGCAACCATCCCACCAATAACAAGGTAACAGAAAGACACCCTCATCTCAAATGGCTTAACAGGGAAAGCTGGGACAAAAAGCTGGGAAAGCTAGGGAAGGAGATCAGGCAGAGAGAAATAACCCTCGGCATGCTTCACCAGCCACAAAACATTCTGATTAGGCATCTTGCTTAAAACAGCCAAGACAGGGGCCTTTGCATGAAATATGCCTTGTGTTGGGCAGTAATCACAAAGGTGTGCACGGAATGAAAATCTGAAACTGCAATCAGATTGCAGAGGTTACCTGGAGGAATAAGAACATATTAAGCAGATAATAAAATAACCTCCCTATGATACCAGGTAGGCAGGGCACActgttagaaagaaaaaaagccataCTTGAAAGGACTCAGAGGTTGACACACAGACAGGAAAGGTGTATGTGATGTCTGTGTATGTACCTGTGTGGGACATGTGAAAACACTTGACAGGTCGAATCCCAGTTCACACATAGAAAGCACAGGCCATTTTACAAGAAGTTCATACCCTAGATTTTGGGAAACTGCATAAAAACATTTGCAGAGCCAGACCCTGTGCAAAGCCAACCTCTGGGCTCTGCAAAACTAACCACTCTTATCAGTGACCGCCAGATGAGATACTCTTTGGAAAGCAGTGCTGCCGAGACACCAGCCATGCTGGAAGGACAGCGTGCCAAGGCTTTCCAGCCGCCCGTATTCTCACGCCTTTGGAGGCAGGCAGGCTGCTTTATTGCCGGGACagtttttctgttccttctgtGAGAGGTGCactcacagctcagcagaggcCATTTCATGTCACTTTATTGTCACTTTATGACGAGACGGGGGCCCTGACCTTAAGAGCCGCACGGCACTGCGTGCGTATTTCCAacctccctgcactgcccaagACACTGCGATCAAAGCACAACCCCGAGGAGCTGAGGCCGAGGAGGGAAGCCTGGGGCACGCTGGAATCCCAGCCGGCGCCCCCCGTTAACTGTGCCGCCGAGCTCTGACGGGAAAGTTTTCCATCCCCGTGAGCCGGTTcctggggaggctcctgcagTACTCAACCccgtgcccctgccctggcatcccAGCCGTGAGCgtccccgcggccgccccgtGCCCCGCCCGGTACCGGtcccgccccgcgccccccgtTGGCTCCCGCGCTGCCGCGGCCGTTGCGCCCCGAGCCGCCCCCGCTGCCGTCCCCGCTGCTGTCCCCGCTCAGGTGGCGACATGGCGCGGCCGCTGgcgctcctgctgctgctgcccgtcCTCCTCGCCGGTACCGCGCACCGCGCCGGGGCGCTGGCGCTCGGGGAGGGGAGCCGGGGAAGTGGGAGACGGGCTGCTACCGTGTCCCGGCCGGTCCCGTCCCAGGGAAGGGCGAGCCTGAAGCGGTGCCGTGCCCCGGCCGGCTcagcggagcggcggcgggatCTAAGCCGGGGCACGGCACCGGAGCCAGCCGGAGGCTCTGCGGGGAACCGGCACGGGATGGTGACGGACGGAGCTGGCCCGGGCCGGGACCGGGACAGCGGCTACACCGGGGGATGCTGAGGTCGGACCGCGGCTGGTCGGGGTGTCCCCGGAGCGGACAGAGAGTGGTCAGGGGTGCCGGGAGGGGGCAGCGTGCGCTCGGTAACAGCCGGGGCCGGTcccgcggggctcggggggaTCCGTGCCGGACCCGGCGCCGTTAACGCTGCTCGCTCTCCGCAGGTCTCCTGTCGTGTCCCGGAGCCATGGCCAGCTACCCGGTGAGTgccgccggccccgctgccctcctgcctccagccaggcctcccgctgcccccggcccctTCCCCAGAGCCGCGGGCCCCACGCTGGGGTgtgagcctggcctggctgcgGAGCCCGGCCCTGAGCAGGGGTCTCTCCCCGCAGCTGAGGCGCCCGGGACGCTGCTGGCTCCGCAGCACACTCGCCCTGGCGATGCCCAGCTCTCACCATCTCGCTCTGCCCTTCATGCCCATCTCTCTCTCACCATCTCGGTCTGCCTTGCCCTTCATGGGGACTCGCTGTCCGTGTGTCCTGCTGATGCTCAGCGGTAGGAGGGGCTGCGCTGTGGGACGCACATACAGCACAGCTAAGCCGTGCCAGGCAGTAGGAGCCAAGCCTCAAGTGATAAATTCCCCTAAGAGCATGAAAGATAATCTGGCACTTTAAAatgctgtgccagctccccaTGGACACCTTTTTTCTGTGCATGCCAGGATTCTTCAGAAGCTGGGCAGAAACCTGTTTCAAATTGTGCAACTTTGGCTTCTTTTCTACCTGTCTTCCCTAGCCCAACTGTGCCCAGTATGGGAACTACATGTGTCCAAGGGACTACCATCCAGTCTGTGGCACTGATGGAGAGACCTACGGAAATGAGTGTGTGCTCTGCCTTGCTAACAGGTAGTCAGTtctgtccttcccttccctaCATGCAAGCAGAACATTCACCCTGACATTCCAGATAACTGATAGATAATTTACTGGCTTTGGATCATTTGCACTGTTGCACTGCAGTTTGAGCAGTGTCCTCTCAGCTGTGGATCCTCTGCAACAGATTTTATCATGGTACCTGTAAACGGGTTTGATTGAATTTGGTCAAGCTGGATTTACTGAATATTTGTATTAGTATTTCCTGAGAAGGAGCATCTCAGAGGAGCTTGCTTGTCATGTTCATACAATGCCATACAACCAATAAATATAATGCCAGACCCACACTTTCAAtcagaaaacatgaaagatCCCACCCAAAATGCAGctttacatataaaatatttatgttcaaGATCCAATCTCCTGTACTTCTTTTCACAAAGAAGAGTAAGAATGCCAAATGTTAGGAGAAAACACTATTTTGCCTTCAGGTTGTctaaaaatcaagaaaaagaCTGACTGATATTTGAGAGAGGGTATTTTATTccttaataatttaattttttaaaaaacaaattgaaaacacagagaattGGTATCTAATGAGCATTATTACTCTCCATTACAATTGATTGTAAACCTTTATGGAGCAGTCTCTCAGTACAAACTGAGAGGAGCTGCAGTTAATAGAAATTTTGATGGTAAAAGGCAATttatattaatgaaataaaagatcTTCTGTTTCCAGCAGAAGGTATAagtgagagaagcagaataGCAGAAGCAAAACTGTGAACAGATAGATCTCAAGAAAGGGAAGGCTGAAATGAGTTTCTGACTTTGGGGCTGAGGAAAGATTAATTCTGACCAGACAATCTACAAAATTCAAATTACCAAGATAAAAGAAACGTAGGCCAAAATAAAGAAAGTGACAAAGGTATCAAAGGACACTTAAGGTAATGGTATAAAGAAAGTGCTGAAATGAATATCTGCAGAATTTGGTAACACTTtcaccagagcacagcacaaacaACCCAAGCAAGTGACAAATTGCAAAGAGAATTGGTAAACCCACAgtttaggcaaaaaaaaaagaagattaatCAAAATTCACACACAGTAGAATCTAttaaaaggggaagaaaagaggtTCTGGCATGTTACATATTAGGAGCCTACCCATCTTTCCTGCCTTGAGTGATGTTGGAGTAAGTTATTAAGTGATTGGCTTTGTACATAGCCAGAGGTAAAGAGGAATGTAAGCAAAGAAGATACAGATTTGTCAGAAATAATCCTATCAAATCCATGAGATTTAGTTTTTTGGCACGATATCTGGCCAAACAGAGTAGGAGGATATAGAAGTATTGGTGCATGACATTAATAAGGCAGTTTACATTATCTCCACTTGACATTCACATAAGCAGACAAATAGTTATTCAGCTGAAATTGTTAAAGGATGAAGTCACAGAGGTTTGAAATGCTGTGGTTCAAAAGCAGTGATCAGCATTTTACACTTGAAAGAGCTATCATATTTTATATAATGAAAATTGCAAAATGGCACAGGTATGGGGATCTGTGCAGGATATTATAAAAATTCACAGAGATCTGGAGAAATTGAGTGAAATCAGTACagtaaaagacaaaaagaagtgCTGAGTATTGCCCACAGAGAGTGCAAATCCATATTGTGGAGATACAGACAGGAGAGCATCTCACAACCTAAAGAGTATATTTAATCCTTTCAGAACAGAAGGATGGGCTTTGAGATCCAGCCTTTCTAGGATTTCTAggattcttcatttttttaggCATGATCCCTCAGTTCCAGATGAATGCATGGCAGATTCCTGAATACAGCATTGCACACAGAACAAAGGGTTCTCCAGTCAAATCTGCTGCTTATTTCAACTCCTTAAGTAATTCCTTAAGAAATTAGTGATAAGGCTTATGTCTTTTTTGTATAAGATGTAAAGTGCATGTTTTGTGTGATACATGGGATTAAATCCAATTATAAACACAAGGCAGAATTAGTAAGAAGTTTGTCTTAACCATCTTCTTTTGCTGTCTTCTTACATGCTCAGAAACATGTATTTGGGTCTGAAGGTAACAGGGTGGTCAGGTACTCTCCtgatcatttttcttttatagttCAGTAGTTGGCATATTTGGGGGCCTTCTAGTTTAGCCTGGAGTTGTTGTTCTAAAGTGTTTGACCTGGCATGAACACAACACGgataaaacattttgctttattGGAGgaatttcagctttgaaaaacaGTCCATAGTCATAAGCAATGATCATTCCACTCCGAGTAATCTAAGGTACAGTCTGTCACACTTAGGAAGACAgaacaaagagatttttctgccCTGTTTAGCAGGCTGCATGACTAGTTGCTGAAATAGTGTAATGTGGTGATATAGAAACAGATACAGGGACACATCCAGTACTAAATTACAAAACAGTCACTTCTCAATTAACTTGGAGTGATTTTCAATGGCCATCTTGCAGGTTTGTTCTAGCCC
The window above is part of the Molothrus ater isolate BHLD 08-10-18 breed brown headed cowbird chromosome 4, BPBGC_Mater_1.1, whole genome shotgun sequence genome. Proteins encoded here:
- the SPINK2 gene encoding serine protease inhibitor Kazal-type 2 yields the protein MARPLALLLLLPVLLAGLLSCPGAMASYPPNCAQYGNYMCPRDYHPVCGTDGETYGNECVLCLANREDHTQIEIVRKGHC